A genomic stretch from Setaria italica strain Yugu1 chromosome VII, Setaria_italica_v2.0, whole genome shotgun sequence includes:
- the LOC101760083 gene encoding vegetative cell wall protein gp1-like, whose translation MTRHTPAPALLGPAPLGPVPPATPTPSGDAPPVDRPRAGTPTPAPYLPCSASGPATAPVPCRPPPPADLELHAYPKPTAAYQTPPPSHTAGVPAMPCSGPARTQSPHAGRPDPYRRSSPRRL comes from the exons ATGACG CGCCATACCCCGGCCCCCGCACTACTCGGGCCCGCGCCGCTCGGCCCGGTCCCGCCGGCCACGCCGACGCCCTCCGGAGACGCGCCGCCCGTCGACCGGCCCCGCGCCGGGACCCCGACGCCGGCCCCCTACCTCCCCTGCTCCGCCTCCGGCCCagccacggcaccggtgccgtgccggccaccgccgcccgccgaccTCGAGCTGCACGCATACCCCAAGCCCACCGCCGCCTACCAGACCCCGCCTCCGTCCCATACCGCCGGCGTGCCCGCCATGCCGTGCTCCGGCCCCGCCCGGACGCAGTCACCGCACGCCGGCCGCCCGGACCCCTACCGCCGGAGCTCtccccgccgcctataa